In Cydia pomonella isolate Wapato2018A chromosome 12, ilCydPomo1, whole genome shotgun sequence, the sequence AGCCGCCACGAATCCCTCCCCTCTCTCCATGCTCATGAGGACTTCCCCCGACGCCGGAGCCACCAGCGCCACCCGGCCATCTCTAGACCCTACCCAGTTGGGCCGAGGAGGGACAACGTAGGGCTCCGCCACCGCAGCCAGTGCAACTCCCCACTCCGCCAGGTTCTGCATGAGCAGGTCCTGGGACCTACCTATtacctgcgaggatattacggtttgttcTGCGATTCTTGAGTAAtaatgatttcttgttcctgctccatacaattttttttaattcgtaacTCGAcatttttcattccaaatcgtctaaaattcataggtaaccataacaatgctgggcaaaacctatttcaattaaaaaaaaaacataaaaataacaacttcggtttctatgtcaatgagagccgaatttcagcccacagtgcggcGGGATGTAATTAAATCATCCAGCAATTTTGACAATAGCGCCATCTCTGAGTGCTTTATTTCACTATACACGGAGgagtatttaatttagttttcctCATTCTCTTCCTAGATGGCGCATTTATATgtaatttgtataaatattataaatagcaAAATGGCGCAAATCTGAGTGGTATGAATAGacaaaaaaccgggcaagtgcgagtaggactcgcgcacgaaaggttccgtaccattatttataaaaacggcaaaaaattatgtttgttgtatgggagcccccttaaatatttattttattctatttttattatttgttgttatagcggcaacagaaatacatcatctgtgaaaatttcaactgtctagctatcgcGGTTCATGACGAGAtgatgagatacagcctggtgacagacggacggacggacagcgaagtctcagtaatagtgTCTCGTTTGACCCtctgggtacagaaccctaaaaagtaccgttatttcgttagcaAAGTTATTCTTCTGTCTTAAacattacataaattaaaaacaaattgcaaCTACTTAACACAATTTATTATCTAACTTAAATTACAAACAAGAATTCTACTTCAACGCTTCTCCTTTAGGCTTTAACCTGTTGCTCAATATTCTCTGTCTCTCTTCCTCTTTGGTTTTTTGTATATTCTGGTATCTCTCTTTAGCAAAGTCCAACTCTGAGCTAAGCTGGACTATCCGGGATGCATAGTTTTGTTGTTTTTCCATGCGAAGTTTTTGCTTATActgaaaattacaaaatggtaaCAGTAAATAGCAGTatcagagggtctaccgcgaacctTGGTTGATGTGTTACCTCCCTATCAgacttacgtatgaatttacctagtgcgacagagaggcaacatgtcAAGTGTGGTTTGCCGTAGGCCCTCAGAGCCCTTCTATGAAGATTCTTATGGAGTAAAATTAGTTCCAATAGCTGCCGCTAGTAAACATTCCATAAGGTTACGTGTGTTTGTGACAATCAGTGCCAATTCTCCCTCCACCAACCACGCAGTCTTTTAAAATGGCATACAAACTCATACATTTAGGTCCGCTGCTTTAATGTGTGTATGTAATAGCATGCTGTGAATGCATGGAATAAGGTATAAAATCAACCGTAGCCTCCTGCCGGCTTAGCACAGAAAtgccgcgacagtatctcgcccgcaAGATAAACTTCCCATCTTTTTctaaatgtaagtaagtaaggtaGTTTATGTCACAGGCGAGATGCGGCACTCCTGTGCCAGGCCTACTGTGTAGCAAATCCAAGGTTTACCAGCAAAGGCGTAGGACGTCCATCCAAGAAGGTATAATCCGGACCATCGGTAAGGATGCCCTCGGCGTTGCGATTCACTGGCAGGCCTTTGCTTACTCGCCATTGCTTGATTTCAAGCGCAGAAGTGCAGCTAAAACTGCGATTTAACACTGAAATGTTCAAAATATACAACTCAACATTTTTATTGAACATTAAACGTCTTACGTGATcggaatacaataaaatagtacattacgatacaagtgcgaaaaataggaaattcgaaacgagtggcgataaattaaaacacgaccgaagggagtgttttaaatcgacacgagttgcgaattacctattcgcacatgtatcgtacaacgttttacagtacatatggccctttaaatgttcgacacagtaacataatatgctacttctcgcactagtgctataaagtagccccatatgtactgtaaagtaaatttaatgtacttacGTGCAAGAGGAAGATTTAATGAGGACCTTTTCATTAGGATACTCATTTTAGAAGCTTGATTAATCGTACAATCAAAGATTTTGTATTATAACCTATAATACGACAATGTTATGACATTAGCACATTTGACATTTCTAGTGATGTCCTACCAAAGGGTTAAAGCGGTAATTGGAATCTCATTAAaatcattttcatgtaaaattgttCATAAATTTTATATCAGTAATTGTATAATCTtcatatttcttaaatgttatcattaattaagtacttaacttaTACGTGCATGTTGTTTTTCTCAGAGCAATAATTGTGTTacctataagtggaaactgttctgGCTGTTGTATTAACTTAATTTGTTAAACTGTATGTGTAATGAtatgctgtttgtttcccaaaaaaaagaaaatgttgccaagaccaAACCATATGGctcacactgtcaaaaagttatcagatttattgtagagccaagcttctagctctacaagccctaacttcacaaattctAAACCTTTGTCAAAAATATAGCGCTACTACCGTAGGCgtggcgtaaggtgaaaaatgtattcactgttcattatctttttattatacaatacttcttgttgTAACGAAAGGGCcgagccacatattttgactaagagtttgtgaagttaggacttgtagagttagaagcttggctctacttTTTGACaatgcgagccttatggtttcgtcttgacAACATTTTATATCATAATGTTTTCGATGGTATTTCACTTCTTTTGCAAGTTGCTTAAGACAATGTTCAATTCCCTTATTTAAAGTGTTGATAATGACTTACTCTTAAAAAATTCTGAAATACGTATCCGGGGgtatgttttatataatttgctTTGTTTAATGATTCCTCATACAAAGTTCAACATCTTTTTCCCCCTAACGACCTTTTTCTCCCCTTTTCATCCTTACGGGATTATTTTGGggttaaaaactattatttccCATAACAAatactatctacataccaaatttcaactaaatcagttcagtggttatggattccccatacaaaattccaacccccttttcaccaccttaggggctaaaaatttcaagtttttgatttttttctgttgtttgtgtactaatactatccttcTTACCAATTtccagctttctaggacttcaggaagtaccctaagggttttcaTGATCATCAGTGTGTGAGTGAGTAAGTCAGTGATgaaatcgggtttttttttagatattaataaaaGCAAAATCAAGTGTTaaagctatgcaattgaatttttttatgctcaATAAGTCCACCATTGACATTATATTCctagaattttgtttatctggtcatctggtataatccaaacctaaGTTTTCgcgaaaaggtaggtagtgagTGCCCTTAGGCTACGCtaggctcgtcttggcgggggcactaccgtatAATTTTCTGTTCCATTACAAAAGTTATTCGAAGTTCTCTTTATTCGATTCAAACATCACTAACAGTAGTTGCTACGTTCCGTTGTACGCTGTTTTACTTActgatttttgaagtgaaataAAAAGGAGAACACATTCAAACAATTTGATTGGTGGCCTTTATTTCTGTCATACTAGTTGGCCAATCATATTTAAGTTGTTTGACAGCTTAAAATTGTACGCCAATCAACTTCCGTAGAAAATGCTAGTAGGTGGTACGTTGTGTCATTCATTGTAAAGAAGTGAAACCATAGTCATAACGTCATTAAAACGCGAGATCGAGTCagtattattttatcaaggCCGTGGTAAATAATCGTTCTTTGCAGTGGAATTGTTTTATTCCTGCTTTTCCAAGTTAACAAATAGTTGTGTATTTAAGTGTTTGAGGAAAGTGTATAAGGTGAGTTAATTAAAATGGCGTAATACCCAAAACGAAATGTGTAGTGTTTTGAAAACAGATCGATCAAGAAGTGCGCCGCTAAGTCTAGCATATTCCACAGCTTTTTTCGCTTTCTCCACTTGATCCAAAAGTTGAACTTCACTCATATGTGATGTTTTGAAGTATGCTTTAGTTAATAGAGGTTCTTCCCTGATGTATAAAAATATCTGCCGAAATGTTTGTATTGTGTGTGTTTAATGTATTGcatcatattaaaatatagattTTATCGGAAGTTAACTCCCACGGCAAGGTTCTAAAGTATGGTTTTAAACCTtcatattgtttttctttatgtaataattttacttacttttttttcctATACTGGATAtgctagaaaaaaaatattagagccTAATAATGAAATAGTTTTCAATGTCATTGTTTTccaaagtagtttttttttaataattataatctgttttttttcttttctagaACTTTGATATCAAAGACAAATATTGACATTATCTCCTCATCAGCACCAGGTATCTTATCTATGCAACAatgtttatttacagaaaaccCAACACTTGTGTAAGTGCTCCAAAACGGATTCCGACAAGCTAAACCCCAACCAACAGCCAAATTACAACACCATGTGTATGTATAcctttatttttccttttttcttaatcttttcttttttttctgcaGCCAGTAGTTGGAAATGTGGCAGAATCCAGGAGTTTATCCGGGAGGtctttatttgtttaaatataaatgttacaCTATGTTGTCTATGCCAGTGTATGATAAAAGATTTTGAAGCTTAATGCATGcagctaattttatattttatgcttTTCAATATTCCTGATGTGTTCGTTAACAAAAGATCTTTTTTCATGCATTGGATAATTTGAAATGTACACCTGGCACTATTTGTCTATGGGATGCTAATCTGTGAATTATACCTCTCATGTTGAATGATGGTATCTATGTTTGCATcatttttttggaaatatagcacataaatttatttagaaatgaatcaattaagtaataataatatggtcaaaatatttatttaatcgatcTCTGTTCATAGttgctttcctctacaaagcgggaaaacgctgggattgGCTATGAGTGTAGCGCTATGAAAATGTTAGTAGCAAATGTGTTAAGGGCAACCAAAGGAGATATAAAGGAACTAAAGACTGTGGAAAGAGTCATTGAATATATTGGTTCCGATACATTCTAAGACTcctctctttccgcacagactatatCACAGGGACCATCATTTGACATGAGAGGTTTATACCATTATTGGTATAAGTCAACTAAATACTCAAAATCCTCATGATGAGACATGACTCATTCATTACATGAGATAGCGTTTGCACAAGGTTGGTTAGAACTTACATAAGAACACTTTCACTTCGTACAGCTTTCTAGCCACACTAATAACACTTAGTCATTTTCATTTTGGGAATAGtatcattgaaaaaaaaattaaatacatttaaatgacgcacttacaacctggtgttgcaggtgtctgtGTGTGGCAGGTTAGGAcaacaacataataaaaaaaaaatatgaaatatattaaatcaGAATAATATTCCATTACATTACATGCCATATATTATAATGCATAGATTGCCTCTTAATACTTAATTTCGATAGTAAGCTGTACAAAATCatatctgtaactgtaactaatcataaaaaaatgtagctGATAACACAGCCAGAGTTTATGATGATGCTCAGAAAGTTGTCCAtggtttagggttccgtagtaccCTCTACCCCTTATAGTTTagccatatccgtctgtctgtgcgTCCGCGGCCTTGCTCCGTGATAGTTAGTGGCTAGGTCTTTTAAAACCAATAAGGATCgccaacaaccattttttagtagaattaatattttcagaaataatcgctccgaaagaaaaaaggTATGGGGGGCATACcttttttcttaattaaatatcaCAAAAAACGTAATACGAAAGCGTAAGTATAGCGAACGTGATCTGTCTAGAGTTATTGCAAAATGTCTTTTCTTCTGAGTAACAAGGCGCTGCGAACTCTTACgaacgattttttcatattgatGTTGCCTTCTGCCACTAAGGGTTCTGCCGTTATCGAGAATGTTCTCCGTTCCATTCGAGCGAGAACATTCCTTATACAAAACGGAGAAATTTCTCGAGAATGGCACAACTCTACCCATGACCCAGTTTTCCCCTGAATACCTGACTTGCAGGTTTCCCCATGGTTAAAAAGATGAGCTGTCTTCAAACAACAtcctattttaaataattgactTAGTATACCTCttagtatacaatacaataaaaatctgaaatagTTGTAGattaaatcaatataaacataattaaaGTGGTGCAAAAAAAAGTAGctttaataacttaaaatttaCGGTCTAAATTCAGTTATATACCCCTTATCATTACAGAGAATTATGAAATTACACACTAAAGGTGCTTTCGCATATCTGCCCAGTGCCCACAAACAGCTTGACCAAACACATTTACCTTATACTCGCAGCTATCAGttaattttaaaccttattttcTATGATTAGGGTTCAAAATGACTTGAAAATGGAATCTACATATTTAGTCACAGTTCAAACTTGTAAATGTATTCTTATGTTTTACTTTTTAGAGTTGAAAATCAGTTGTGACTGTAATGATACGTTTATCATGGAGTGTATGAATCAGGCTCTTTAAACAGGAATTCCctctttattttcaattatattatgaGTTATGACTACAAGCCATAACATCAAACAGTACCTGCCTTCCTGTAATAAGATTCTACAGTGtgtccttagccattggacatgTAGGGCTAATTCTCAGCAATGCTTTAacgttcatattttttaaattagaacaaaagataaaaaatatttttttggaacaaaagttatttgtaataatcgacaacaaataGAAACACACTGtattaatctttggcagtgtttttgacaatttgttcgaaatatttgataatgatgatatttttcaaaagtcagaatcttataaaaaatcaaaaaggtcgaagaacattccatactattctttgaggatattacctcaggagctactaacacattaaggttgctccaaagtaaaaaatggtaatttgttaatttcttcgtaacCGGTACACCAGTTGTTATGattatgatactttgtatgctggttctaaataccctaatgcatatgtacatttcggctttgtccaatggctagggacataCTGTATACCTGTAGCACATCAAAATCCTATTGTGCGGTATTTGTGTAGTTTAGTATATATTTTCCTGAAATTGCTCCTAAACATCAGTTTTTATCtagttttactaaatatttatatggttATACATTAGGGTGGTCCTTATTTCGTCGAAGATATAAGTTATATTTCTACGCTTAATGTAGAAACTAAATAAccgatgtaatttttttcagaatttttaaatacattttaggggTCGCTCGCTACCGCACTTTGAAAATTTGAACCCtttcaatgatttttttttttaatttttcgttgTGGACCGACGATTCGAAGTGTATTAATGTCTAATTTAACTTATAAtgacattgtaatttatttatttattttttaattgtgtttataGAATCTAAATCAACccctaaaatatgaataaaataattttaaaaaatcattcgcgttgttttatgttaagttacacattattttttgtatgaaaggTCCAAATTTTCAAAGTGCGG encodes:
- the LOC133523282 gene encoding large ribosomal subunit protein mL52, yielding MSILMKRSSLNLPLALLNRSFSCTSALEIKQWRVSKGLPVNRNAEGILTDGPDYTFLDGRPTPLLYKQKLRMEKQQNYASRIVQLSSELDFAKERYQNIQKTKEEERQRILSNRLKPKGEALK